In Schlegelella aquatica, one DNA window encodes the following:
- a CDS encoding efflux RND transporter permease subunit, with the protein MSSKFFIERPIFAAVLSIVIVLAGLVALRILPIAQYPEIAPPTVTITATYPGASAETLARTVAAPIEEQLSGVENLLYFNSTSSSNGTVTITATFEVGTDIDKATFNVNNRVQLATPRLPDEVRRNGVVVAKRSENFLLVIALNSPQRTHDELFLSNYATQNILDELKRIPGTADVLVFGARDYSMRIWLQPDRMAQLGVTTADIAAAVNAQNAQYAAGKIGAEPAPKGQELVYTVTARGRLVQPEEFGEIVVRAAGPNGVLRLKDVARIELGAQSYDQSSTVNGMPAIAIGVFLQSGANALDVGDAVKARMAELKRERFPEDVDYLIPYDTTRFVSASIHEVVKTVLEAAAIVLIVVFVFLQTWRATLIPMLAVPVSLIGTFAGLWLFGFSINTLTLFAMVLAIGIVVDDAIVVLENVERLMREEKMSPMAAAIEAMREVSGAVVGIVLVLCAVFVPVAFMGGIAGQLYRQFAVTVAIAVVLSGVVALTLTPSLCALLLKPHDDGHTRLERLFAPFNRGFDWVTRRFLGAVDLALKRRILALGLFALMLGGAALLFTRVPGSFVPEEDQGYIIAAVVLPDGATLERTARTTEQLRLMNAQNPAIDSFFIINGFDLIGGGAKSNAATIFIPMKGWEEREQTTQQLAQQVSGMGFALKDGLAFAFNPPGIQGLGQAGGFEVYVQGRGESDPRRLAQVTQDFMAALNQHPVLAGTQTFFRPTVPQLRVEVDREKALALGVPVNEVFAALQAQMGSLYVNDFNRSGRIYRVTMQADAPYRAKPEDLGRLYVRSQTTGQMIPLKALIQVDTVIGAEQLERYNGYIAAKVMGNAKPGYSSGEAIAAVEEVARQALPPGYSYEWTGQAFQEKRTGSASVFAFGFALVMVYLILSALYERWGVPFAVVLAVPFAVTGALLAVWVRGMENDIYFQIGLVVLIGLAAKNAILIAEFAMQGMEQGKRAAEAALEAARLRFRPIVMTSLAFVLGVVPLVFATGAGAAARQSMGTGVFGGMLVATFVAPVFVPLFFTLLARKPRPQHGHTPGATEEVAV; encoded by the coding sequence ATGTCGTCCAAATTCTTCATCGAACGGCCCATCTTCGCGGCCGTGCTGTCCATCGTCATCGTGCTGGCCGGGCTGGTGGCGCTGCGCATCCTGCCGATCGCGCAGTACCCGGAGATCGCCCCGCCCACGGTGACCATCACGGCCACTTATCCGGGCGCCTCGGCCGAGACGCTCGCGCGCACGGTGGCTGCGCCGATCGAGGAGCAGCTCTCGGGCGTCGAGAACCTGCTCTACTTCAACTCGACCTCCTCGTCGAACGGCACGGTCACGATCACCGCCACGTTCGAGGTCGGCACCGACATCGACAAGGCGACGTTCAACGTCAACAACCGCGTGCAGCTGGCCACGCCCCGGCTGCCCGACGAGGTGCGCCGCAACGGCGTGGTGGTGGCCAAGCGCTCGGAGAACTTCCTGCTCGTGATCGCGCTGAATTCGCCCCAGCGCACCCATGACGAGCTGTTCCTGTCCAACTACGCCACGCAGAACATCCTCGACGAGTTGAAGCGCATCCCCGGCACGGCCGACGTGCTGGTGTTCGGTGCGCGCGACTACTCGATGCGCATCTGGTTGCAGCCTGACCGCATGGCGCAGCTCGGCGTGACGACGGCCGACATCGCGGCGGCGGTCAATGCGCAGAACGCGCAGTACGCGGCCGGCAAGATCGGCGCCGAGCCCGCGCCCAAGGGGCAGGAGCTGGTCTACACCGTCACCGCGCGCGGGCGGCTGGTGCAGCCCGAGGAGTTCGGCGAGATCGTCGTGCGCGCGGCCGGCCCGAACGGCGTGCTGCGCCTCAAAGACGTGGCCCGCATCGAGCTGGGGGCGCAAAGCTACGACCAGTCCAGCACGGTCAACGGCATGCCGGCGATCGCGATCGGGGTGTTCCTGCAATCGGGCGCCAACGCGCTCGACGTGGGCGACGCCGTCAAGGCGCGCATGGCCGAGCTCAAGCGTGAGCGGTTTCCCGAGGACGTCGACTACCTCATCCCCTACGACACCACGCGCTTCGTCTCGGCCTCGATCCACGAGGTGGTCAAGACGGTGCTGGAGGCGGCGGCGATCGTGTTGATCGTGGTGTTCGTGTTCCTGCAGACCTGGCGCGCCACGCTGATTCCGATGCTCGCCGTGCCGGTGTCGCTGATCGGCACCTTCGCGGGCTTGTGGCTGTTCGGTTTTTCCATCAACACGCTCACGCTGTTCGCGATGGTGCTGGCCATCGGCATCGTGGTCGACGACGCCATCGTGGTGCTGGAGAACGTCGAGCGGCTGATGCGCGAGGAGAAGATGAGCCCGATGGCCGCCGCCATCGAGGCGATGCGCGAGGTCTCGGGCGCGGTGGTGGGCATCGTGCTGGTGCTGTGCGCGGTGTTCGTTCCGGTCGCGTTCATGGGCGGCATCGCGGGGCAGCTGTACCGGCAGTTCGCGGTGACGGTGGCCATCGCCGTGGTGCTGTCGGGCGTGGTGGCGCTGACGCTGACGCCCTCGCTGTGCGCGCTGCTGCTCAAGCCGCACGATGACGGCCACACGCGGCTCGAGCGGCTGTTCGCGCCCTTCAACCGGGGCTTCGACTGGGTCACCCGGCGCTTTCTCGGCGCGGTCGATCTGGCGCTCAAGCGCCGCATCCTGGCGCTCGGGCTCTTTGCGCTGATGCTCGGCGGTGCGGCCCTGTTGTTCACCCGGGTGCCCGGCAGCTTCGTGCCCGAGGAGGACCAGGGCTACATCATCGCCGCCGTGGTGCTGCCCGATGGCGCGACGCTGGAGCGCACGGCGCGCACGACCGAGCAGCTGCGCCTGATGAACGCGCAGAACCCGGCCATCGACAGCTTCTTCATCATCAACGGCTTCGACCTGATCGGCGGGGGCGCCAAGAGCAATGCGGCGACCATCTTCATCCCGATGAAGGGCTGGGAGGAGCGCGAGCAGACCACGCAGCAGCTCGCGCAGCAGGTCAGCGGCATGGGCTTCGCGTTGAAGGACGGGCTGGCCTTCGCGTTCAACCCGCCGGGCATCCAAGGCCTGGGGCAGGCTGGCGGGTTCGAGGTCTACGTGCAAGGGCGCGGCGAGAGCGACCCGCGGCGGCTTGCGCAGGTGACGCAGGACTTCATGGCCGCGCTCAACCAGCATCCGGTGCTCGCGGGCACGCAGACCTTCTTCCGCCCCACCGTGCCGCAGCTGCGCGTGGAGGTGGACCGCGAAAAGGCGCTCGCACTGGGCGTGCCGGTCAACGAGGTCTTCGCTGCGTTGCAGGCCCAGATGGGTTCGCTCTACGTCAACGACTTCAACCGGTCCGGGCGCATCTATCGGGTGACGATGCAGGCCGACGCCCCGTACCGCGCCAAGCCGGAGGACTTGGGGCGCCTCTACGTGCGTTCGCAGACGACCGGGCAGATGATCCCGCTCAAGGCGCTGATCCAGGTGGACACGGTGATCGGCGCCGAGCAGCTCGAGCGCTACAACGGCTACATCGCCGCCAAGGTGATGGGCAACGCCAAGCCCGGCTACAGCTCCGGCGAGGCGATCGCCGCGGTCGAGGAGGTCGCGCGCCAGGCGCTGCCACCGGGCTACAGCTACGAATGGACGGGCCAGGCCTTCCAGGAAAAGCGCACCGGCAGCGCGTCGGTGTTCGCCTTCGGCTTCGCGCTCGTGATGGTCTACCTCATCCTCTCGGCGCTGTACGAGCGCTGGGGCGTGCCGTTCGCGGTGGTGCTCGCGGTGCCGTTCGCGGTCACCGGCGCCTTGCTCGCGGTGTGGGTGCGCGGCATGGAGAACGACATCTACTTCCAGATCGGCCTGGTGGTCCTGATCGGGCTGGCCGCCAAGAACGCGATCCTGATCGCCGAGTTCGCCATGCAAGGCATGGAGCAGGGCAAGAGGGCGGCCGAAGCCGCGTTGGAGGCCGCGCGCTTGCGCTTTCGCCCCATCGTGATGACCTCGCTGGCCTTCGTGCTGGGCGTCGTGCCGCTGGTGTTCGCCACCGGGGCCGGCGCGGCCGCACGCCAGTCGATGGGCACCGGCGTGTTCGGCGGGATGCTGGTGGCGACCTTCGTCGCCCCGGTGTTCGTGCCGTTGTTCTTCACGCTGCTGGCGCGCAAGCCGCGGCCGCAGCACGGGCACACGCCCGGTGCGACCGAGGAGGTGGCGGTATGA
- a CDS encoding efflux transporter outer membrane subunit, giving the protein MTCFAWTGRLKAWRRAALALVLALAGCALGPDYRRPAVELPARFPGEPAATAEAPPAMPHRWWVQFEDAELNRLMELALRHNSDLLQAAARVEQAEALLRQARAAQWPGVDAEGAASRGRSSATTGLPGGGVTANSFRLVATTSFEIDFWGRLRRASEAARAQALASRYGHEVVRQTVAGLVAQSYFSLRALDEQIALTRETLRTREEALRLLRLRLQSGAGGQLEVDQAEGLRADAALQLRELERQRALAQSRLGLLTGQAGLALAEGRVRSLPLPPAPPAGLPSSLLERRPDVRQAEQLLVSANAQIGVAKAAMFPTLSLTGLAGGQSAELSDLLHSGSRIWSLGFGLTLPLFDAGRRLAQTEQAEARQREALAAYQGAVQAAFKDVADALANVHAARESQAEAEAGERAATRALELAHKRYNAGYSGYLELLDAQRTANSARLLTVANRQAQLAATVELFKALGGGWRDDEPAIGAAR; this is encoded by the coding sequence ATGACGTGCTTCGCATGGACGGGGCGGCTGAAGGCTTGGCGCCGCGCGGCCCTCGCGCTCGTGCTCGCGTTGGCGGGCTGCGCCCTGGGGCCCGACTACCGGCGCCCGGCGGTCGAACTGCCGGCGCGCTTCCCGGGCGAGCCGGCCGCGACGGCCGAGGCGCCCCCGGCGATGCCGCATCGGTGGTGGGTGCAGTTCGAGGACGCCGAGTTGAACCGGCTGATGGAGCTCGCGCTGCGGCACAACAGCGACCTCCTGCAAGCGGCCGCGCGCGTCGAGCAGGCCGAGGCGCTGCTGCGCCAGGCGCGCGCCGCCCAGTGGCCCGGCGTCGACGCGGAAGGTGCCGCCAGCCGCGGACGCTCCAGCGCCACCACCGGGTTGCCCGGCGGCGGCGTGACGGCCAACAGCTTCCGGCTGGTCGCCACGACCTCCTTCGAGATCGACTTCTGGGGCCGGCTGCGCCGCGCCTCGGAGGCCGCGCGGGCCCAGGCGCTGGCGAGCCGCTACGGTCACGAGGTCGTGCGGCAGACCGTCGCGGGCCTGGTCGCCCAGAGCTACTTCAGCCTGCGCGCATTGGATGAGCAGATCGCACTGACGCGCGAGACGCTGCGCACCCGCGAAGAAGCCCTGCGCCTGCTGCGCCTGCGACTGCAAAGCGGGGCCGGGGGGCAGCTGGAGGTCGATCAGGCCGAAGGGCTGCGCGCCGATGCCGCGTTGCAGCTGCGCGAACTGGAGCGCCAGCGCGCGCTGGCGCAGTCCCGACTGGGGCTGCTGACAGGGCAGGCAGGGCTGGCGCTGGCGGAAGGCCGCGTGCGCAGCCTGCCGCTGCCGCCTGCGCCCCCCGCGGGGCTGCCCTCGTCGCTGCTCGAACGCCGGCCCGACGTACGGCAGGCCGAGCAACTGCTCGTGTCGGCCAACGCGCAGATCGGAGTGGCCAAGGCGGCGATGTTCCCGACGCTCTCACTGACCGGCCTGGCCGGCGGTCAGAGCGCCGAGCTCTCCGACCTGCTGCACAGCGGATCGCGCATCTGGTCGCTGGGCTTCGGCCTCACGCTGCCCCTTTTCGATGCGGGCCGCCGGCTGGCGCAGACCGAGCAGGCCGAGGCCCGGCAACGCGAGGCGCTCGCGGCCTATCAGGGCGCGGTCCAAGCCGCCTTCAAGGACGTGGCCGACGCGCTCGCCAACGTGCACGCTGCGCGCGAGTCGCAGGCCGAGGCCGAAGCCGGCGAGCGCGCCGCCACACGCGCGCTCGAGCTGGCGCACAAGCGCTACAACGCGGGCTACTCCGGCTACCTGGAGCTGCTGGACGCCCAGCGCACGGCCAACAGCGCGCGCCTCTTGACGGTGGCCAATCGCCAGGCCCAACTGGCCGCCACCGTGGAGCTGTTCAAAGCCCTCGGCGGCGGCTGGCGCGACGACGAGCCCGCCATCGGCGCGGCGCGCTGA
- a CDS encoding dienelactone hydrolase family protein, translated as MLPAPRPTAGGREIFGINEFMRRTADAFAAEGYVVLVPDLYWRLEPGIDLGYSEQEWQRAFELYQRFDVDAGVQDLLAAAGALKSRPECTGKVGCVGYCLGGKLAYLAACRGKLDVSVGYYGVGIEQHLHEASHLHESSHLHEASHLHEASHLHGRLVLHMAELDAYCPAPARESIVSALAGRPDCETYVYPGVDHAFARPASPHYSKTAAGMAWQRTVAALRRELGPYHDLSALWDKHCEHEFATRDVDATMATMVSQPYVNHIPTMTGGVGHDQLKRFYKYHFVDRNPPDTKLIPISRTIGATQIVDELLFCFTHTMEIDWMLPGIPPTGRYVEIPLVAIVQFRGDKLCHEHIYWDQASVLVQIGVLDPKGLPVAGIETARKLLDESLPSNTLMERWATSEGLPL; from the coding sequence ATTCTGCCTGCGCCGCGCCCCACTGCCGGGGGCCGGGAGATCTTCGGCATCAACGAGTTCATGCGACGCACCGCCGACGCGTTCGCGGCGGAGGGCTACGTCGTGCTGGTGCCCGATCTCTACTGGCGACTGGAGCCCGGCATCGACCTCGGCTACAGCGAGCAGGAATGGCAACGCGCGTTCGAGCTGTACCAGCGCTTCGACGTCGATGCAGGCGTGCAAGACCTGCTCGCCGCCGCCGGCGCCCTGAAGTCACGGCCCGAGTGCACCGGCAAGGTGGGCTGCGTCGGCTACTGCCTGGGGGGCAAGCTCGCCTATCTTGCTGCGTGCCGCGGCAAGCTGGACGTGAGCGTCGGCTACTACGGGGTGGGCATCGAGCAGCACCTGCACGAGGCCTCGCACCTGCACGAGTCCTCGCACCTGCACGAGGCCTCGCACCTGCACGAGGCCTCGCACCTGCACGGGCGGCTCGTGCTGCACATGGCCGAGCTCGACGCCTACTGCCCGGCGCCGGCTCGCGAAAGCATCGTGAGCGCGCTGGCCGGCCGGCCCGACTGCGAGACCTACGTCTACCCGGGCGTGGACCACGCCTTCGCCCGACCCGCCTCGCCCCACTACAGCAAGACGGCCGCGGGCATGGCATGGCAACGCACCGTCGCGGCCCTGCGCCGCGAACTCGGCCCCTACCACGACCTGTCGGCGCTGTGGGACAAGCATTGCGAACACGAGTTCGCCACGCGCGACGTCGACGCGACGATGGCGACGATGGTCTCTCAGCCGTACGTGAACCACATCCCGACGATGACGGGCGGCGTGGGCCACGACCAGCTCAAGCGCTTCTACAAGTACCACTTCGTCGACCGCAACCCGCCGGACACGAAGCTCATCCCGATCTCGCGCACCATCGGCGCCACGCAGATCGTCGACGAACTGCTGTTCTGCTTCACGCACACGATGGAGATCGACTGGATGCTGCCGGGCATCCCGCCCACGGGGCGTTATGTCGAGATCCCGCTCGTGGCCATCGTGCAGTTCCGCGGCGACAAGCTGTGCCACGAGCACATCTACTGGGATCAGGCCAGCGTGCTGGTGCAGATCGGCGTGCTCGACCCCAAGGGCCTGCCCGTGGCCGGCATCGAGACGGCGCGCAAGCTGCTCGACGAATCGCTGCCGTCCAACACGCTGATGGAGCGCTGGGCCACCAGCGAGGGGCTGCCGCTGTAG
- a CDS encoding restriction endonuclease subunit S has product MMLGLINIAEVRMGYSFRGRLETDAEGDVAVIQMKDIDDANLLHPEGLARIHMPDLKNRHLVRAGDLLFRSRGVTNSAALVGADIGRAVLAAPMLLIRPNTELVEPAYLQWFINHPATQAALAGRAAGTAVKMIGKGVLDSLEVALPPLERQRLIVEVAQFSSREAALLEELRGRRKALIEGILLREAQETR; this is encoded by the coding sequence ATGATGCTCGGGCTGATCAACATCGCTGAGGTCCGCATGGGCTACTCATTCCGCGGCCGCCTGGAAACGGATGCGGAAGGCGACGTCGCCGTGATTCAGATGAAGGACATCGACGACGCCAACCTCCTCCACCCCGAGGGCTTGGCGCGCATTCATATGCCCGATCTGAAGAACCGGCATCTGGTTCGCGCGGGGGACCTGTTGTTTCGGTCGCGGGGGGTGACCAATTCGGCTGCGCTCGTGGGGGCAGACATTGGCCGCGCCGTGCTGGCCGCGCCCATGCTTTTGATTCGGCCGAACACCGAGCTCGTCGAGCCCGCCTACCTGCAGTGGTTCATCAACCACCCGGCGACCCAGGCCGCGCTCGCAGGGCGGGCAGCCGGAACGGCCGTGAAGATGATCGGCAAGGGTGTGCTTGACAGTCTTGAGGTCGCACTGCCGCCGCTGGAGAGGCAGCGCCTCATCGTCGAGGTCGCACAGTTCTCGTCGCGCGAGGCGGCCTTGCTGGAGGAATTGAGGGGGCGCCGAAAGGCGCTGATCGAAGGAATCCTGCTGCGTGAAGCACAGGAGACCCGCTGA
- a CDS encoding DUF2188 domain-containing protein — translation MANKASTSNTRHVVPNPNGGWDNKRGGATRAGSHHDTKREAIDAARRMSQREGSELKIHNRDGKIGQSDSHGNDPRKIPG, via the coding sequence ATGGCCAACAAGGCTTCAACCAGCAACACGCGGCACGTCGTGCCGAACCCCAACGGTGGTTGGGACAACAAGCGCGGCGGGGCGACCCGTGCCGGATCTCACCACGATACCAAGCGGGAGGCCATCGACGCCGCGCGGCGCATGAGCCAACGCGAGGGGTCGGAACTGAAGATCCACAACCGCGACGGGAAGATCGGTCAGTCCGACAGCCACGGTAACGACCCCAGGAAGATCCCTGGCTGA